A region of the Phaseolus vulgaris cultivar G19833 chromosome 11, P. vulgaris v2.0, whole genome shotgun sequence genome:
GTTTTTAAGTTTTggttttgtgattttttttataattttattgaaaatttgttAGATTGTCTATGTTTGTCTATTatcctttatttttaaaatttagtattATTATCAATGATAGATAGATGATGCATCATCTCTCTAAAACATACTGTTCAAGGTGAGCACTTGTATGTGCTATAACTGTTGATAATTGCTGCATGTAACACATATGTCAGTATTATTGATACTTCTTGTGACATGCCTTGTATTTGATAATGCAGTGAAGTCTTTCCCAAAAGACAATCCCAGCCAACCATGCAGGCTGACTGCCTTTGTGGGCTACAAGGCTGGAATGACCCACATTGTTAGAGAGGTTGAGAAACCTGGATCAAGTAAGcatgtttttttgtttattcCATGAATGTGGGAAGGGAATCTATTGTTGTATTGAATTGTTTCCCTTTTATTATTCCATGGTCAActagttaattaaaaatatcaatattggATTCCTGTTTTAAGACAAGgcacattttttatttgatttatcattctTTTTAATATCACCATTTGCATACATTTTGgggaattattttttttactagtaTGTCTTTTATGCTAATGGTTGCCTTGTGCTTTTTTTGCTGTTGTAGAACTTCATAAGAAGGAGACATGTGAAGCTGTCACAATCATTGAAACTCCTCCGTTGGTAGTTGTGGGAGTGGTGGGGTATGTGAAGACCCCACGCGGCCTGCGCACACTCAATACTGTTTGGGCCCAGCATCTGAGTGAAGAAATCAAGAGACGATTTTACAAGAATTGGTGCAAATCCAAAAAGAAGGCTTTTACCAAATATACAAAGAAGTATGAAACAGAGGAAGGAAAGAAAGATATTGAAACTCAGCTTGAGAAATTGAAGAAGTATTCTACTGTCATTCGTGTTCTGGCTCATACCCAGGTAAATTAAGTCATAAAATTGGAATTTAAGTTTGACATAATAAATCTGtgtttcttagtttatttttatttttgcataaTAATGTTGCATGATATTGTTTTATTGTCACCAGATTTACTAGTTATTCTGAGTATTATTGAAATGTaatggtttttattttttacttcagATAAGGAAGTTGAAGGGTCTGAAACAGAAGAAAGCACATTTGATGGAGATCCAAGTTAATGGTGGAACAATAGCACAAAAGGTGGACTACGCATACAGCTTCTTTGAGAAGCAAATCCCAGTGGATGCTGTTTTTCAAAAAGATGAGATGATTGATGTGATTGGTGTGACTAAGGGTAAGGGTTACGAAGGTGTTGTGACTCGTTGGGGAGTTACTCGTCTCCCTCGCAAGACTCACAGAGGTCTGAGGAAGGTTGCTTGCATAGGTGCCTGGCACCCTGCTCGTGTTTCATTCACTGTTGCCAGGGCAGGTCAGAATGGTTACCATCATCGAACTGAGCTGAACAAAAAGATCTACAAAGTTGCCAAAACTGGTGAAGAGTCACATTCTGCCATCACTGAATTTGACAGGACTGAGAAGGATATTACTCCAATGGGTGGATTCCCACACTATGGTGTTGTGAAGGATGATTACATTATGGTGAAGGGATGCTGTGTTGGTCCCAAGAAAAGGGTTGTCACTCTTCGTCAGTCCCTTCTCAAACAGACATCTCGTGTGGCACTTGAAGAGATCAAACTCAAGTTCATAGACACCTCATCCAAGTTTGGACATGGCCGATTCCAGACCACCCAGGAGAAACAAAAGTTTTATGGTCGATTGAAAGCATGAAGAGTCAGATGATGGTTAAAGATTGtagtttttcttgtttttgtattatgtttcaaaatttcaattttggTTAAAGATATAACTTGTTTTTGGAGCTCTTTCAATTTGCCAGTTTTTTGAATTGAGTTTTGGCTTTAGATTTAGTGTATTATAATTTCTGGTAGTAATGAATATCTGGGTAAATTAAACAATAATGTCACATTTCACTAAAGCACTTATTAGTCACATTCAATTATCTTAGAAttctatcttattttttattaaaacaaaaattgttttttgtAAATAAAGTTTAGCCATCGTCTTTCTATAACGAAAAGATGtgtaaaacatttttaaaaaacaattcaagATTTCTATATTTGTAAAATGTTATTGCTAGGAAAAGTATATAATTTGCTTATACCAATCATTCTCATAGGTCTTTATAAGCTATTCTTCAACAACACAAAAAAATTTTCCCTTCtgaaattttctttctttctcctttttagctataaaattaattttcatttgaatttaGTTATTATCTTGAGAAAATgttttaactaaataaaaatattttaaatttttaagttaACTGGAATTTATTATTCatctaaaatttatatattaaactaaTATGGAATTTTAACTTGTTATTACAAAGTGCTGTAAAAAA
Encoded here:
- the LOC137820109 gene encoding large ribosomal subunit protein uL3, producing the protein MSHRKFEHPRHGSLGFLPRKRASRHRGKVKSFPKDNPSQPCRLTAFVGYKAGMTHIVREVEKPGSKLHKKETCEAVTIIETPPLVVVGVVGYVKTPRGLRTLNTVWAQHLSEEIKRRFYKNWCKSKKKAFTKYTKKYETEEGKKDIETQLEKLKKYSTVIRVLAHTQIRKLKGLKQKKAHLMEIQVNGGTIAQKVDYAYSFFEKQIPVDAVFQKDEMIDVIGVTKGKGYEGVVTRWGVTRLPRKTHRGLRKVACIGAWHPARVSFTVARAGQNGYHHRTELNKKIYKVAKTGEESHSAITEFDRTEKDITPMGGFPHYGVVKDDYIMVKGCCVGPKKRVVTLRQSLLKQTSRVALEEIKLKFIDTSSKFGHGRFQTTQEKQKFYGRLKA